The Plantibacter sp. Leaf314 genome includes a window with the following:
- the sufU gene encoding Fe-S cluster assembly sulfur transfer protein SufU produces the protein MSGLESLYQELILDHARQRHGFGLQDAPAAESHQLNPTCGDEVTLQLHLESDGSLRAIAWEGHGCSISQASSSCLSDLAPGLTPGELQTLIDEFRTVIRSRGTLQFDEERFGDAAAFGGVSRYIARVKCAMLPWVAAEEAVSRLP, from the coding sequence ATGAGCGGTCTCGAGAGTCTGTACCAGGAGCTCATCCTCGACCACGCCCGACAGCGGCACGGGTTCGGGCTGCAGGACGCGCCCGCAGCCGAATCGCATCAGCTCAACCCCACCTGCGGCGACGAGGTGACCCTGCAGCTCCACCTCGAGTCCGACGGCAGCCTCCGGGCGATCGCCTGGGAAGGGCACGGCTGCTCGATCTCCCAGGCGTCCAGTTCCTGCCTGAGCGACCTCGCTCCCGGTCTCACCCCCGGCGAACTGCAGACGCTCATCGACGAGTTCCGCACGGTCATCCGCTCGCGCGGCACCCTGCAGTTCGACGAGGAACGCTTCGGCGACGCCGCGGCGTTCGGAGGCGTCTCGCGCTACATCGCCCGCGTCAAGTGCGCGATGCTACCCTGGGTCGCCGCCGAGGAGGCCGTCTCGCGGCTTCCGTGA
- a CDS encoding class I SAM-dependent methyltransferase, whose product MSNEHYFTAEPASELQLRPITAKLGGVDRSLVSASGIFSPGHLDQGTLVLLANTPPPPATGDLLDIGCGWGPIALSLALASPEATVWAVDVNQRALQLTRINAERLGLDNIRAVLPEDVPEDIRFSTVWSNPPIRVGKDELHRLLMHWLPRLQDDGDAWLVVQKNLGSDSLQKWLQEELPASFHVGRAAMAKGFRVLHARRREHR is encoded by the coding sequence ATGTCGAACGAGCACTACTTCACCGCCGAACCCGCGAGCGAGTTGCAGCTCAGACCGATCACCGCGAAGCTCGGCGGAGTCGACCGATCCCTGGTCTCGGCGAGCGGCATCTTCAGCCCCGGGCACCTCGACCAGGGCACGCTGGTGCTCCTCGCGAACACACCACCGCCCCCGGCGACCGGCGACCTCCTCGACATCGGATGCGGTTGGGGTCCGATCGCCCTGTCGCTCGCGCTCGCGTCACCGGAGGCGACCGTCTGGGCGGTCGACGTGAACCAGCGGGCGCTCCAGCTCACCCGCATCAACGCGGAGCGTCTCGGACTCGACAACATCCGCGCCGTCCTGCCGGAAGACGTGCCGGAAGACATCCGGTTCTCGACCGTCTGGTCCAACCCACCGATCCGGGTCGGCAAGGACGAACTCCACCGACTGCTCATGCACTGGCTTCCACGACTCCAGGACGACGGTGACGCGTGGCTCGTCGTCCAGAAGAACCTCGGTTCCGACTCCCTGCAGAAGTGGCTCCAGGAGGAGCTGCCGGCGTCGTTCCACGTGGGCCGAGCGGCGATGGCCAAGGGCTTCCGGGTGCTGCACGCCAGACGGCGCGAACACCGCTGA
- the lexA gene encoding transcriptional repressor LexA, translated as MAANTAGDGARERQVGGTRRRKSLSDKQLAILDVIQRSVSQRGYPPSMREIGDAVGLASLSSVTHQLGQLELSGYLRRDPNRPRAIEVLIDLPSAVEGSDPDTAPPVGDAAMVPLVGRIAAGIPITAEQQVEEIFPLPRQLVGKGSLFMLKVVGDSMVDAAICDGDWVVIREQKTAENGEIVAAMLDEEATVKVFRQRDGHTWLLPRNSAFEPILGDHAEVLGKVVAVLRTV; from the coding sequence ATGGCAGCGAATACGGCGGGCGACGGCGCAAGGGAGCGTCAGGTCGGCGGCACTCGGCGGCGGAAGAGCCTCAGCGACAAGCAGCTGGCGATCCTCGACGTCATCCAGCGCTCTGTCTCGCAGCGGGGCTACCCGCCGAGCATGCGTGAGATCGGGGACGCCGTCGGGCTCGCCTCCCTCTCGAGCGTGACGCACCAACTCGGCCAGCTCGAACTGAGCGGGTACCTCCGGCGCGACCCCAACCGCCCCCGCGCCATCGAGGTCCTCATCGACCTCCCGAGCGCCGTGGAGGGCAGCGACCCCGACACTGCTCCCCCGGTCGGTGACGCGGCGATGGTGCCGCTCGTCGGGCGGATCGCGGCCGGCATCCCCATCACGGCCGAGCAGCAGGTCGAAGAGATCTTCCCCCTGCCACGCCAACTGGTCGGGAAGGGCAGTCTCTTCATGCTGAAGGTCGTCGGCGACTCCATGGTCGACGCCGCCATCTGCGACGGTGACTGGGTCGTCATCCGTGAACAGAAGACCGCGGAGAACGGTGAGATCGTCGCCGCCATGCTCGACGAGGAGGCGACGGTGAAGGTGTTCCGTCAGCGCGACGGTCACACCTGGCTCCTCCCCCGCAACTCGGCGTTCGAGCCCATCCTCGGCGACCACGCCGAGGTGCTGGGCAAGGTCGTCGCGGTACTCCGGACCGTCTGA
- a CDS encoding histidinol-phosphate transaminase has protein sequence MTALDDLPIRDDLRGQRPYGAPQAQVPVALNVNENTHPIPEAVAHDIVASLASAVLTVNRYPDREFTVLREALAGYLGHGVAPEQIWAGNGSNEVLQHILQAFGGPGRSLLGFVPTYSMYPLLAAGVGTTWIPAERDPEFELSPETAVRQVKAADPDLVFLCSPNNPTGTPLSLETVAAVYEASRGMVVVDEAYAEFAHDDEASALRLLEGRPRLIVSRTMSKAFAFAGVRLGYLAADPAVVDALRLVRLPYHLSALTQAAATAALRHADEMLAMVDDIRTQRDRLVVELTRLGYDPKRSGSNFVLFGGVADPHAAFEALLARGVLIRDVGIPNHLRVTAGTEAETTAFLEALAAISPA, from the coding sequence GTGACTGCTCTCGACGACCTCCCCATCCGCGACGACCTCCGAGGACAGCGCCCGTACGGGGCCCCCCAGGCGCAGGTGCCCGTGGCGCTGAACGTCAACGAGAACACGCATCCCATCCCCGAGGCCGTGGCGCACGACATCGTCGCCTCCCTGGCCTCCGCCGTCCTCACCGTCAACCGCTACCCGGACCGCGAGTTCACGGTCCTCAGGGAGGCCTTGGCCGGGTATCTGGGTCACGGCGTCGCGCCGGAGCAGATCTGGGCGGGCAACGGTTCGAACGAGGTCCTGCAGCATATCCTGCAGGCGTTCGGCGGACCGGGTCGTTCGCTGCTCGGATTCGTCCCGACGTATTCGATGTACCCGTTGCTCGCAGCGGGCGTCGGCACGACGTGGATCCCGGCGGAACGCGACCCGGAGTTCGAACTCTCACCGGAGACGGCCGTCCGGCAGGTGAAGGCGGCTGATCCCGACCTCGTGTTCCTGTGCTCGCCGAACAACCCGACCGGCACGCCGCTCTCGCTCGAGACCGTCGCCGCGGTGTACGAGGCGTCGCGCGGCATGGTCGTCGTCGACGAGGCGTACGCGGAGTTCGCCCACGATGACGAGGCGAGCGCCCTGCGCCTGCTCGAGGGTCGGCCCCGGCTCATCGTGTCGCGGACGATGAGCAAGGCGTTCGCCTTCGCGGGTGTCCGGCTCGGCTACCTGGCCGCAGACCCGGCCGTCGTGGACGCGCTCCGACTCGTGCGGCTGCCGTATCACCTGAGTGCGCTGACGCAGGCCGCCGCAACCGCCGCGCTGCGGCACGCCGACGAGATGCTGGCGATGGTCGACGACATCCGCACCCAGCGGGATCGCCTCGTGGTGGAACTGACGCGCCTCGGCTACGACCCGAAGCGGAGCGGCTCGAACTTCGTCCTCTTCGGCGGTGTCGCCGACCCGCACGCCGCCTTCGAGGCGCTGCTGGCGAGGGGCGTCCTCATCCGCGACGTCGGCATCCCGAACCACCTGCGGGTCACCGCCGGTACGGAGGCGGAGACGACCGCGTTCCTGGAGGCGCTGGCCGCCATCAGTCCGGCGTAG
- the hisH gene encoding imidazole glycerol phosphate synthase subunit HisH translates to MTARPSVVVLDYGSGNVHSAVKALELAGADVVLTGDRKAAQAADGLVVPGVGAFDAVIGALRSSHGDEVIDRRLAGGRPVLGICVGMQVMFERGVERGSEAEGLGEWPGAVTELTAPVLPHMGWNTVAPDAGSVLFDGLADERFYFVHSYAAQSWTLEVMPPFPEPRLTWATHGAPFLAAVENGPLSATQFHPEKSGAAGIRLLSNWLGTL, encoded by the coding sequence GTGACGGCCCGCCCCTCGGTGGTCGTCCTCGACTACGGTTCCGGCAACGTCCACTCCGCCGTGAAGGCGCTCGAGCTCGCCGGCGCCGACGTCGTCCTGACGGGGGACCGCAAGGCCGCCCAGGCCGCCGACGGCCTCGTCGTTCCGGGTGTCGGCGCCTTCGACGCGGTCATCGGCGCACTGCGTTCCTCGCACGGCGACGAGGTCATCGACCGCCGTCTCGCCGGAGGCCGACCGGTCCTCGGCATCTGCGTGGGCATGCAGGTCATGTTCGAGCGCGGGGTGGAGCGCGGTTCCGAGGCCGAGGGGCTCGGTGAGTGGCCGGGCGCCGTCACCGAACTCACCGCACCGGTGCTGCCCCACATGGGCTGGAACACGGTCGCGCCCGACGCCGGCTCGGTCCTCTTCGACGGCCTCGCCGACGAGCGGTTCTACTTCGTCCACTCCTACGCGGCTCAGTCGTGGACCCTGGAGGTCATGCCGCCGTTCCCCGAGCCGCGTCTGACCTGGGCGACCCACGGGGCGCCCTTCCTGGCCGCCGTCGAGAACGGTCCGCTGTCGGCGACGCAGTTCCACCCCGAGAAGTCGGGCGCCGCCGGCATCCGCCTCCTGTCTAACTGGCTCGGCACCCTGTAG
- the priA gene encoding bifunctional 1-(5-phosphoribosyl)-5-((5-phosphoribosylamino)methylideneamino)imidazole-4-carboxamide isomerase/phosphoribosylanthranilate isomerase PriA — protein sequence MNEFNTTAGLTLLPAIDIVDGKAVRLTRGEAGSETNYGEPVDAALDWARQGAEWIHLVDLDAAFGRGDNRAIIRKVISKARGVNIELSGGIRDDASLEQALETGVKRVNLGTAALENPEWAASVIAQYGEAIAVGLDVRGTTLAARGWTQDAGDLWTVLDRLEEAGCARYVVTDVTKDGTMQGPNIELLRQVIDRTDRPVVASGGISSLDDLIALRELVPFGLEGAIIGKALYNGAFTLAEALDVSGS from the coding sequence ATGAACGAGTTCAACACGACGGCCGGCCTCACCCTGCTGCCGGCGATCGACATCGTGGACGGGAAGGCCGTCCGCCTGACGCGCGGCGAGGCCGGCTCCGAGACCAACTACGGGGAGCCCGTCGATGCGGCTCTGGACTGGGCCCGTCAGGGCGCTGAGTGGATCCACCTCGTCGACCTCGACGCGGCGTTCGGCCGGGGCGACAACCGTGCGATCATCCGGAAGGTGATCTCGAAGGCGCGCGGGGTGAACATCGAACTCTCCGGTGGCATCCGCGACGACGCCTCCCTGGAGCAGGCGCTGGAGACGGGCGTCAAGCGCGTGAACCTCGGTACCGCGGCGCTCGAGAACCCCGAATGGGCGGCGAGTGTGATCGCCCAGTACGGCGAGGCGATCGCCGTCGGTCTCGACGTCCGGGGGACGACCCTCGCGGCCCGTGGTTGGACGCAGGACGCCGGCGACCTCTGGACCGTGCTCGACCGCCTCGAGGAGGCGGGTTGCGCCAGGTACGTCGTGACCGACGTGACCAAGGACGGGACGATGCAGGGCCCGAACATCGAGCTGCTCCGACAGGTGATCGACCGCACCGACCGTCCGGTCGTGGCCTCCGGCGGGATCTCGAGCCTCGACGACCTGATCGCCCTGCGCGAGCTCGTCCCGTTCGGCCTCGAAGGGGCGATCATCGGCAAGGCGCTGTACAACGGTGCCTTCACCCTGGCCGAGGCGCTGGATGTCTCCGGCAGCTGA
- a CDS encoding SseB family protein, protein MSPAAEDGPAPDRHHHPTPGGADSAGQPWAGRRFQQNASSGDDGSAPERLIESLRRFRAGEVGEAEVVDAFRDSRLLIPLVAHLGEAGSNEQGQLVEKSQELSIVTVTGPDGRTVLPVFSSVGAMSAWNGTARPIPADGVRVALAAASEQTDVVVLDPTSTTEFAIRRPALWAIAQSQPWTPSFSDAAVRQAFERSIEPELAVVTVRLRAGDPDAKLAGSELVVELGLLQGLTQQELDAVLARLAQRWAADETIATRVDSLAVSLRPAD, encoded by the coding sequence ATGTCTCCGGCAGCTGAAGACGGTCCTGCGCCCGACCGTCACCACCACCCGACGCCGGGTGGCGCCGATTCCGCAGGCCAGCCCTGGGCCGGTCGACGGTTCCAGCAGAACGCGAGCTCGGGCGACGACGGCAGCGCGCCGGAACGCCTGATCGAGTCCCTGCGGCGGTTCCGCGCCGGCGAGGTCGGTGAGGCGGAGGTCGTCGACGCCTTCCGGGACTCACGACTGCTCATCCCGCTCGTGGCGCACCTCGGCGAAGCCGGGAGCAACGAGCAGGGGCAGCTGGTGGAAAAGTCGCAGGAGCTGTCGATCGTGACCGTGACCGGCCCTGACGGTCGGACCGTCCTCCCGGTGTTCAGCTCGGTGGGTGCCATGTCAGCCTGGAACGGCACGGCCCGGCCGATCCCCGCCGATGGCGTCCGGGTCGCGCTGGCCGCGGCCAGTGAGCAGACCGACGTCGTGGTGCTCGATCCGACGTCGACGACGGAGTTCGCCATCCGTCGGCCGGCGCTCTGGGCGATCGCGCAGTCACAGCCGTGGACGCCCAGCTTCAGCGATGCCGCGGTGCGGCAGGCGTTCGAGCGGTCGATCGAACCGGAACTCGCGGTCGTGACCGTGCGGCTGCGTGCCGGAGATCCCGACGCGAAGCTGGCCGGATCCGAGCTCGTGGTCGAACTCGGACTGCTACAGGGCCTGACCCAGCAGGAACTCGACGCGGTGCTCGCCCGTCTCGCCCAGCGGTGGGCGGCCGACGAGACGATCGCCACCCGGG
- the hisB gene encoding imidazoleglycerol-phosphate dehydratase HisB, producing the protein MTTQQRTARIQRSTSESSIELELDLDGTGTSSIETSVPFYNHLLTAFAKHSLTDLTVRATGDVDIDVHHTVEDVGIALGQAIRQALGDKSGISRYGDALVPLDEALVQAVVDISGRPYLVHGGEPAGFEFHLIGGHFTGSMVRHVFEAITFNAGLTVHVNVLAGRDPHHIAEAEFKAFARAFRQAKALDPLVQGIPSTKGSL; encoded by the coding sequence ATGACCACGCAGCAGCGAACGGCCCGGATCCAGCGCTCGACGAGCGAATCCAGCATCGAGCTGGAACTGGACCTCGACGGCACCGGTACCAGCAGCATCGAGACCTCCGTCCCGTTCTACAACCACCTGCTCACGGCGTTCGCGAAGCACTCGCTGACGGACCTGACCGTGCGCGCGACCGGCGACGTCGACATCGACGTCCACCACACGGTCGAGGACGTCGGCATCGCCCTCGGGCAGGCGATCCGCCAGGCGCTCGGCGACAAGTCGGGGATCTCGCGCTACGGGGACGCACTCGTGCCGCTCGACGAGGCGCTCGTCCAGGCTGTCGTCGACATCTCAGGCCGCCCGTACCTCGTCCACGGGGGCGAGCCGGCCGGGTTCGAGTTCCACCTGATCGGCGGACACTTCACCGGGTCGATGGTGCGCCACGTCTTCGAGGCGATCACCTTCAACGCCGGTCTCACGGTGCACGTCAACGTGCTCGCCGGCCGCGACCCGCACCACATCGCCGAGGCGGAGTTCAAGGCCTTCGCGCGTGCGTTCCGCCAGGCGAAGGCCCTGGACCCGTTGGTGCAGGGCATCCCCTCGACGAAGGGCTCCCTGTGA
- a CDS encoding LysM peptidoglycan-binding domain-containing protein: MSAALIGSHATVSTRTAQAPASDARPARRLRLTRRGRVVFTTLAAIPLVIGVAVVGLSAGGAAANTAAAGTTFSYITVDPGESLWQLAESIAPDADPRDVIAEIMNLNQLSTAGIEPGQRLAIPQRYAAE; this comes from the coding sequence ATGAGCGCAGCACTGATCGGGTCACACGCAACGGTTTCCACGCGCACCGCGCAGGCACCGGCGTCGGACGCGCGGCCAGCGCGTCGGCTCCGTCTGACGCGACGCGGGCGGGTCGTCTTCACCACGCTCGCCGCCATCCCACTCGTGATCGGCGTCGCGGTCGTCGGCTTGTCAGCCGGTGGCGCGGCAGCCAACACCGCAGCGGCGGGTACGACGTTCAGCTACATCACGGTCGACCCGGGTGAGTCGCTCTGGCAGCTCGCCGAGTCCATCGCCCCGGATGCGGACCCTCGCGACGTGATCGCGGAGATCATGAACCTGAACCAGCTGAGCACCGCCGGCATCGAGCCCGGGCAGCGTCTGGCCATCCCGCAGCGATACGCAGCGGAGTAA
- the dapF gene encoding diaminopimelate epimerase — protein MASTLSFTKGHGTGNDFVLYSDPDGREPLDPQQIAALCDRHFGIGADGVIRAVRSEHLDDGAAALAADPSAEWFMDYHNADGSVAEMCGNGIRVFLHYLLERGLVTLARGEELAIGTRAGVRTMGYDPLGYAVDLGRWSLDERETLVRVKGLPVARPGIGIDVGNPHIVVAVADAAELDGAELEYVPQLEPTPPQGANVELVVPGEPLIADGVARIRMRVHERGSGETLSCGTGTAAAALAFRHWAGSAAPDDWRVEVPGGVLGVRMVQREDGEHVVLAGPATLVYSGTITLA, from the coding sequence ATGGCGTCGACACTCTCCTTCACGAAGGGCCACGGTACGGGCAACGACTTCGTGCTGTACTCCGATCCCGACGGCCGAGAGCCGCTCGACCCGCAACAGATCGCGGCGCTCTGCGACCGACACTTCGGGATCGGTGCCGACGGCGTGATCCGCGCAGTGCGGTCGGAGCACCTCGACGACGGCGCAGCAGCGCTGGCAGCCGATCCCTCAGCGGAGTGGTTCATGGATTACCACAATGCGGACGGCTCTGTCGCCGAGATGTGCGGCAACGGGATCCGAGTGTTCCTGCACTACCTGCTCGAGCGCGGTCTGGTGACCCTGGCCCGCGGTGAGGAGCTCGCCATCGGCACCCGCGCGGGTGTCCGGACCATGGGGTACGACCCGCTCGGGTACGCCGTCGACCTCGGCCGCTGGTCCCTCGACGAACGGGAGACGCTCGTCCGGGTGAAGGGGCTTCCCGTCGCCCGACCCGGCATCGGGATCGACGTCGGCAATCCGCACATCGTCGTCGCGGTGGCGGACGCCGCGGAACTCGATGGAGCGGAGCTGGAATACGTCCCCCAGCTCGAGCCCACGCCGCCGCAGGGTGCGAACGTCGAGCTGGTGGTCCCCGGAGAGCCGCTCATCGCCGACGGCGTGGCACGGATCCGGATGCGCGTGCACGAGCGGGGCAGCGGCGAGACACTGAGCTGCGGCACCGGGACCGCGGCCGCGGCGCTCGCCTTCCGGCACTGGGCCGGCTCAGCAGCGCCCGACGATTGGCGGGTGGAGGTCCCGGGCGGTGTGCTCGGCGTCCGCATGGTGCAGCGCGAGGACGGCGAGCACGTCGTGCTGGCCGGCCCCGCGACGCTCGTCTACTCGGGCACGATCACGCTCGCCTGA
- a CDS encoding SufS family cysteine desulfurase, translating to MTSSLSTTPAAALDQAEIAALRERFPILAREMNGHPLVYLDSGATSQRPTEVLDAERHFATHENAAVHRGAHLLAAEATESFEDARATVAGFIGADERELVWTSGATAALNIIAGAIGNASAGLGGAAAEQFRLGPGDEIVVTELEHHANLIPWQQLAARTGATLRHLPVDDDGVLSTDHAAAVIGERTRILAFAHVSNVTGAIAPVAELVALAQRVGALTVLDACQSVPHLPVDVTALGVDFLVFSGHKMLGPNGIGALWGRRALLDALPPFLTGGSMITTVTLEGAEFLPAPQRFEAGTQPVSQAIALASAVRFLQDVGMDRIHATEAAYGRRLAAGLAAVPGVRLIGPPPGSPRAGLASFEVAGVHAHDVGQFFDDRGIAVRVGHHCAQPLHRRLGLTASTRASSYLYTLESEIDAFLEAAALVGPFFGVSR from the coding sequence ATGACTTCCTCACTCAGCACCACGCCGGCCGCCGCTCTCGACCAGGCGGAGATCGCCGCGCTCCGGGAGCGGTTCCCGATCCTCGCCCGCGAGATGAACGGGCACCCGCTCGTGTACCTGGACTCAGGCGCCACCTCCCAGCGCCCGACCGAGGTCCTCGACGCCGAACGGCACTTCGCGACCCACGAGAACGCGGCGGTCCACCGAGGCGCCCATCTCCTGGCCGCGGAGGCGACCGAATCCTTCGAGGACGCCCGGGCGACCGTCGCCGGATTCATCGGTGCGGACGAGCGCGAACTCGTGTGGACGTCCGGTGCCACAGCGGCCCTCAACATCATCGCCGGGGCCATCGGGAACGCGAGCGCCGGACTCGGCGGCGCAGCGGCCGAGCAGTTCCGCCTCGGGCCCGGCGACGAGATCGTCGTCACGGAACTCGAACACCACGCGAACCTCATCCCCTGGCAGCAACTCGCCGCACGGACGGGCGCCACCCTCCGTCATCTGCCCGTCGACGACGACGGCGTCCTCTCCACGGACCACGCCGCCGCCGTCATCGGCGAACGCACGCGGATCCTCGCCTTCGCGCACGTGTCCAACGTGACCGGCGCGATCGCCCCCGTCGCGGAGCTCGTCGCCCTCGCCCAGCGCGTCGGCGCGCTCACGGTGCTCGACGCCTGCCAGTCGGTGCCGCACCTCCCGGTCGACGTCACGGCGCTCGGCGTCGACTTCCTGGTGTTCTCCGGCCACAAGATGCTGGGGCCGAACGGCATCGGAGCCCTCTGGGGCCGCCGTGCGTTGCTCGACGCGCTTCCCCCCTTCCTCACCGGCGGGTCGATGATCACGACCGTCACCCTCGAAGGTGCCGAGTTCCTGCCGGCGCCCCAGCGGTTCGAGGCCGGGACCCAGCCGGTCTCGCAGGCGATCGCACTCGCGAGCGCGGTCCGGTTCCTGCAGGACGTCGGCATGGACCGCATCCACGCCACCGAGGCCGCGTACGGCCGCCGGCTCGCGGCCGGACTCGCCGCCGTCCCCGGGGTCCGTCTGATCGGCCCTCCTCCGGGCTCTCCCCGTGCCGGTCTCGCGAGTTTCGAGGTCGCGGGTGTGCACGCGCACGACGTCGGGCAGTTCTTCGACGATCGCGGGATCGCCGTGCGCGTGGGGCACCACTGTGCCCAGCCGCTGCACCGCAGGCTCGGCCTGACGGCTTCGACGCGCGCCAGCAGCTACCTCTACACGCTCGAGTCCGAGATCGACGCGTTCCTGGAAGCCGCCGCACTCGTCGGTCCGTTCTTCGGAGTGAGCCGATGA
- the hflX gene encoding GTPase HflX, giving the protein MSRPPMDAAHDPADDADVDPGAGSDDVSVADPDDVVARVLTSAASRSSGYTLFGSGAAALQTSDTTGGSSDDGEQFDREDRQALRRVAGLSTELEDVTEVEYRQLRLENVVIIGVYPQGALHDAENSLRELAALAETAGAVVLDGLLQRKPHPDPSTYLGRGKAQELKAIVQALGADTVIADTELAPSQRRALEDAVGVKVIDRTAVILDIFSQHAKSREGKAQVELAQLEYLLPRLRGWGESMSRQAGGQVGGAGAGMGSRGPGETKIELDRRRIHTRMAKLRKSITAMKPAREAKRANRRRNTVPSVAIAGYTNAGKSSLLNRITKAGVLVENSLFATLDATVRRNETADGREYTLADTVGFVRNLPHQLVEAFRSTLEEVADSDVIVHVVDAAHPDPAGQIATVRDVIGEVGARHIPELVVFNKADLVDDGQLLVLRGLVPDAVFVSARTGVGIDELMERIEALIPSPSNEVNVLVPFDRGDLVTLLHERGKVLSTDYDERGTIVHALVGAEVAAALAPFAEILPAPAVTS; this is encoded by the coding sequence ATGAGTAGACCACCGATGGATGCAGCCCACGACCCCGCAGACGACGCCGATGTCGACCCAGGAGCCGGATCGGACGACGTCTCGGTGGCCGATCCCGACGACGTGGTGGCGCGGGTGCTCACGAGCGCCGCGTCCCGCTCGAGCGGGTACACCCTGTTCGGCAGCGGTGCCGCCGCGCTGCAGACCTCGGACACCACGGGTGGCTCGTCCGACGACGGCGAGCAGTTCGACCGCGAGGACCGCCAGGCCCTCCGTCGCGTCGCGGGGCTCTCGACGGAGCTCGAGGATGTCACGGAGGTCGAGTACCGCCAGCTCCGCCTCGAGAATGTCGTGATCATCGGTGTCTACCCGCAGGGTGCGCTGCACGACGCGGAGAATTCGCTGCGCGAGCTCGCCGCTCTCGCCGAGACCGCCGGGGCCGTCGTCCTCGACGGATTGCTCCAGCGCAAGCCACACCCCGACCCGAGCACCTATCTCGGGCGCGGCAAGGCGCAGGAGCTGAAGGCGATCGTGCAGGCGCTCGGCGCCGACACGGTCATCGCCGACACCGAACTCGCACCGAGCCAGCGGCGAGCGCTCGAGGACGCCGTGGGCGTCAAGGTGATCGATCGCACGGCCGTCATCCTCGACATCTTCAGCCAGCACGCGAAGAGCCGTGAGGGCAAGGCGCAGGTCGAACTGGCCCAACTCGAGTACCTCCTCCCGCGCCTGCGTGGTTGGGGTGAGTCCATGAGCCGTCAGGCCGGTGGACAGGTCGGTGGTGCCGGCGCCGGTATGGGCTCGAGGGGGCCGGGTGAGACGAAGATCGAGCTCGACCGCCGGCGCATCCACACCCGCATGGCGAAGCTGCGCAAGTCGATCACCGCGATGAAGCCGGCGCGCGAGGCGAAGCGGGCGAACCGACGACGCAACACCGTGCCGTCGGTCGCGATCGCGGGGTACACGAACGCCGGGAAGTCGAGTCTGCTCAACCGCATCACGAAGGCCGGCGTCCTCGTCGAGAACTCCCTGTTCGCGACGCTCGACGCGACCGTCCGACGCAACGAGACCGCCGACGGGCGCGAGTACACGCTCGCCGACACCGTCGGCTTCGTCCGCAACCTGCCGCACCAGCTGGTCGAGGCCTTCCGGTCGACGCTCGAGGAGGTCGCCGACAGCGACGTCATCGTGCACGTCGTGGATGCCGCGCATCCCGACCCCGCGGGTCAGATCGCCACCGTCCGCGACGTGATCGGTGAGGTCGGCGCACGCCACATCCCGGAACTGGTCGTGTTCAACAAGGCCGACCTCGTCGATGACGGACAGCTGCTCGTCCTGCGCGGTCTGGTCCCGGACGCCGTGTTCGTCTCCGCGAGGACGGGCGTCGGGATCGACGAACTGATGGAGCGCATCGAGGCGCTGATCCCGTCGCCGAGCAACGAGGTCAACGTGCTCGTCCCGTTCGACCGAGGCGACCTGGTCACCTTGCTGCACGAACGCGGCAAGGTGTTGTCGACGGACTACGACGAGCGCGGGACCATCGTGCACGCCCTCGTCGGTGCCGAGGTCGCAGCCGCGCTCGCGCCGTTCGCCGAGATCCTCCCGGCGCCGGCCGTCACCTCCTGA